The genome window gagcgggaTTCGTATATGAAAAACCGGTTGAAGCCGGTCATGGCGTTTGGATAGCCCACGCGCGAGTGAGTACCCATACAGCCAGAGAGAGGCCTACAGTTCCAGGGAGAGCCACGGAGCAGTGGACTAAGAAAATCCTATAAAGCAAGAGTCCTACCGAACAAACCCCGTTTCTACTTTCGTTTCTACGTAGAATTTCCGAAGTAATAACAGAGCGAAAACAATAATAAGAGTAGTAAAcataatgataaataataatcacaatttaagaataaaataatagtTATAATAATGGTGCTCTGTTGTACAGTTCGCACGAGGTGGAGCATGGAACGTTTGCAGACTTCGTATTCGTACGCGATAATATAATGAAGCTGATTAATATGTTGTATCAATTGGTTCGATATTTTTGCAAGATATTCACGTtttgtatgtaaaaaaaaatcttctggCGCGATTCCAAGTTTATTCGAAGCATTATTTCTCGTATGAAAAGTTCGAATTAAGGTTATGCGTTCGGAAAATCGAACGAATGAAACGGAACCGCGAGGGAAAGTCGATAGGTAAAGCTccggaaaaaattgacgtggagaaaaatgattagtAAAATGAAAAGTATAAAATACGGAATAAAATAGAACTAACCGTCGGTCCTTTTGATGTTTATGCTCGTGCCCGTAGGGATGTTGCACATGCCATCCATGGtcatttattaaattattccCACGGCGATAAAATCACCGCGATCATGGAAGAGGTGTAGAGGTTGTTTTCGGGGGTTTGGCAGGGAAAAACTCCGCGCGAGGTGGCAGGAGGGAAGATGGAATCGTCAAAAAAAGGCCGGAAAATGGATAATTTCTACGCGTTTTTTAATTCTCTTGCTTCTTCCGGTTGGCGAGCGGAAACTGGTGTTGTTTCCTCGTGTCTATGTGTCTTGGATACACTCGCGCGGTGAACGGCCTAGCGTATCCGTCAATTTCGGTaactcgagaaaataaatgaaataaatagaaaaaaaatggtgaaaaaagcaCCAAATGTGAAACTCAGCTGAGCAACGAAGCACACGCGGAATGTAAAGGgagatttttattcatatgtatatatgtgatTTTTTATGCACATATTAGTTATATTTAAAAGTATATATGCAACACGCATGTATGTATAACCGGCGAGCACACACAATTTGCAAAAATCTCCTCCCAAAGACCGTTGACAGTTACGAATGCGTGATGATTCAAAAATCCTCCAGTCCCGAACCTCGTTGTTCCCctctcgcgcgcgcgtgttATATTCCTCCCgagtcctctctctctctcacacacaggGCGAACTCTCCTAACCAAGCCGCGAGAAAATCGCGTACATACATATATGAAACAACACACACGCACAAACACGTTCAACACAAATGGTACACACGGGGTGTGCGCGAGCGCGCAAAAACCGTTTCcttcgatattttattttattcctcgGAAAAAAGGCACGCCCGACCTTTTCTACAAACCCCCTATCcctttttgttttcagttGTTAGgtacttcaatttttcttatcCCGGATTTGACGTCGTGTTTCTCGATCGAACAATCGCGGTCCAACCGACACCGTGTGCGTCTATTTAACTCCTTCGCCGGACACCACAATTTTCTCGTCTCTCTATACgctagagagagaaaaaacgagtcgGTACCTTTCGGCGAATTCGCTCGCTTTATACCGTTGTCTCTCGATCGCCGCGCACCCGCTCTTCTTTGGACGTTAGCTTTCTGCCGGGGAACATACACACAAACATGCAACACCTTTACTCATACCAACGCACCCATATACCTTCATGTTGGTGTCCGTTATTGACAACGGATGCGAATTCAACGCCGCCTTACGACCGTTGCTACTACGAACGCTACGAACCGATAGGTCCCTCCATCGTACGTCAGAATCGTGCACTAAGCGGGTTCGGAAAAAAGCGGGAATAATGAAACGCGCGTTTTTGGATCGTATatgttaatgatttttttctcagcaaagggATATTATGgttacaatttcattttttgtaaatCTTTGCTTTTCGACTAATGTTGATTGACAAGtgaataaaaactcaaaacTAGATTTTCATAGTACCGGGaaagaacgaagaaaattaaaaattatataattttccaattgttcaCAAAACTTATGAGAAATGTCAGTTTTGTTTTAAACAAGGAAACCACattgatttttgtaaaaacgtCTTTATAGAGGCGTTAAACGAACTGAACGAAATTACGTGAATTTTTGGGTTTATGTCacaagataaaaaatttcgattaatcTAAAATCAAATAACCAGATATAGATCACTGATTCTAGAAAAAAACGTATCTACTAAAGAAttaagaaaacgaaaatttctctcaacaTTGGAGTTTTTACGAGAAATAGAAAAGAAATTAAGGAAGCAGTTATTCttttgaaataacgaggaTTACTGAAAAGAATTAAATACTAAATGAATTGGGAATATCACAGATGAAATTCACTCCAAATTGTTTCtcttgaaaattatttgtGTTGTGGTTTTCCCGTTGCTTGTCTCACCCACAATTTCAGTTCTTCGAGGTCTATCTTTCCACTTGGATCTGATACGAGTTCCATGATGTGTATCATCCTGTAATCATGTGTGATTACAGAGATACAAAGACAGAAACGAGAGCAAAATCGTTTGACAAAGTTTTTGTATTCAAACTCACGTTTTTTCCTGCTCGTCGAATTGTGGCAACGGAGGTGGTAAAATCCCACGTTTTTTCGCCTCAAAAACCTAggcaaattttcgaatcaattaacgaaaatatcaTAATTTTTCGTGAATCTTACCTCGAGTGCACGATGCACAACATCTTCGGCGAGGCCAGCGTTTTTAGCAACGGAATGTGCAAAACTACACGAAGTTTTTCCACTTATAAGCCGATAGAGAAATACCAAATCGTTTGACtcgttcgataaaaattcgaatgtctaaaaatgaaaattcgttcgaAAATCATGTTCAGCTTCACGAACATTAGTCAATAAAATCGGAATTTTGCTCATTTACCTGAGCCTCAATCATTCGACTCTGTGGCAGAAGCTCAATGACGCGATGGATGTGAGTTGCCGCAAATATATGAGGGCATTGGATACCTCGATcgtaaaaacttttcaaaaccGCTGTTAACAGAGCTGCTCCATCGATTTCTGTTGTTCCAGTACCAAACTCGTCAAAAATCACCAGGCTGCTCGGCGTCGAGCCGTAAAGAGCAACatttatctgtaaaaaaaatagctgAATTAACCGAAAGATGGTGGAAGCGGCGAATTATATctgcaaaaataaaatcatttcgtatttttcgaataggttgaaacataaaaaaaaaacaattcgatttttgtacaatttaacACTTGATAATAAAAGTTCATACTTGTCGCAAGCTCAGAAGAAACGAGCTAGCATTTTGTGCCAAACTGTCAGTGGAATGAAGTTGGGTAAAAATGTGCGAAATTATTCCAATAGTCGCTGATTCCGCCGGCACAAAACTTCCTATGTGTGCCATAAAAACGATCAGAGCAAGTTGTTTCAAATAAATACTTTTACCACAAGCGTTCGGTCCTGTGAGAATTTTTATGAGGCTGCTTTCGTTGCTCGAGTGCGTGTCATTCGGAACAAAATTCACGATAAGTTCTTTCAGAGGATGACGACCACGCTTTATATCTATGGTTTTCGTTAACACCATTTGTGGCATTACGTAATTGTGGTCACGCGCTACCATGGAAAATGCCAGCAAACTAGAAAGAAATTCTCTCATGATtagccatttttttatgattttgcaTTCCACGGATTAATTTTGAGCAATAATTGCAAAATTCTGGTGGCATTGgataaaagaaagaaactttTCTTGACAACTTTCTGTTCCCTCTAGTTATAGAAATTTGAACACTCACGTGTCCAATTCAGCACAGATTTCGAGGGATTTCAAAATCGATCCTACGTGTTTACTAAGAAATCTAACCAATCGCAGTAGAATGTGGCTCTGGCGTGTCGTTATTTTGAACAAAATATCACCTATGGTGTTGTCCAATtctgtaaaaaatttgaattattattagatgatacacatattttttttaatatgaccagaattttttcattgataaacgaattgaaatttctAATGATCTTTTATACCTCTGGCTCCATCGCTTTTGTAATGTCGTACTCCGTTGATCGTGAATTTGAACTCCAATCCTGGGATTGCTGTTTCGTCGCCGGATGATGTACCTTCGGTTATTGCCAAAACGTAGCGTATATCCGGTAGATAAATCATTCTGCATTTTTCCATTATTGacggatattttttcatatctttttcTGCTGCTTCCGAAAGCAATTGTGGCAATTTTAGTCTAAGGTTGttgactgaaaaaattatttgattatGGGCAAAATAAAGCAATTTTCATGAGCAATATAAAAACCGTATATTGTCAGATAATTGTCATGGGATATTAACTCACGCTCGTCTAATTGAGGATCGACTCCATCTTTCATAACGAGTTTTCCCTGAGATTTGCTCAAATCAAAATCGATAATATACTCGATGAAGTATCTTACGCAGTGCATGTCCGGTGTGATACTGTTAGCAAGTTTGGCAAAAATTGATATCGAATTCCGATGTTCCGAACATATGTCCCCGATGCACATGATTTGACAGagagtctgaaaagaaaaaaattcatcattgtgttacatttttataaaaattcccTTGGTGATTGAAAACTGAAGGAAAAATTTTGAGTCACAGATTGTTTTATACCTTTTGCAATCTGCTCCAGTCTGAAACTTTGGCACGCGGTGCAGAATATCGATTGAGTATGTTGCTCGGAAGGCGACAAACCTGAGTTAAGCTGCTTTTTAGAGTTTCAACGATGTTTTGATTGTCTGGATTTAAGAAGAATTTAATCGCTTCAAATCTTTTGCTCAAAACATTTGTGTCTCTGGTAGGATGTCGCAAAAGTTTCCACAAGTAAGAAACTCCTGGTCGTGATTGGCAGCGATTCAAAAGAGTGAAGAGACTTAAGCCCTGATTTTTGTTCTCCAAAGATCCAAATTTGAATAAACTTGGATGATATCGGGACTTTATTATGTCTAGACCTTTGTACGTGTCTTCGTCGATCATTACCGAATCTTCactgtttttacaaaatacaaagaaaacgaaaatatattaatTTGACTTATCAATATGATTTTCTCAATGATTAATCCGTATCTGTATTGCTAGTGATGTCAACTATTGCCTGATTTTTAGTATAGAAATGCTGCGCGTCGTGCCTCAACCGgtctaaacatttttttttttacttggtGTCTAGTAGCTGTCGCTTCTCTAGATATAAAATGTATAATGTACAGGAAATTTTAGGgattgattgaaaattgattttggaATGCATAAACATTTATTGGTACGTCACAAAAAATATCTACAGTTGTTGGAAAGTAGTGACAGTGAATTATATactcataaatttcttctcaAATGAATAATCATGGTAAACAAACTATTCAAGGTTAGAATCGTCGAATTGTTGCAGGAAGTTTACACATATTATGAAATATTAAAGTGATAAAATTCATTGCACTCGTAAATACTTTGGGTTCAACCAAAATCCCAATTACAAGAGTCGTTTGttaaaaacatcaaaaaacaTTGTCTTGACTACTAGCTATTTGCACTGTGCACTTTTCACGTatccataaaaatataattgtttTTGTACGATCAGTTGACGAATTGTTTTTTGagtaatcaattttcaaatgaacatgtgttcgaaatttattgaattcgaATGACGGTTCCGAAGACTTGACGCAAACACAGTAACTACATTCGAATCGGCGAGCACCGCTCGACGATGACGACTGGCCGCCGGCGTTCTTTACTGTGGCGCTGCATACTACACACTAATGTTTGCAAGATTcggataaaaatgataaagttTGAATGGGAATAAGAAATCTAGAAGAAAATTAAGAAATGTTCACTATTACTTGCTATTATGAcgttttcggttttttttcattcaaatatccGAACAATTCACGGCACAAGTTCTCTATTATAGGAGTCTTTGAATTATAAGGCAACTacatatatgaaaaaatgatatcaGATTATTGCGAAAACCTAAGAGAAGAaacgtagaaaaatatttttttcaatctaaaaCTTACAGCATGACGTAGGAAATGTGAATAAATTCGGCGTGTCCGTTGGGATTGAGAGTCAGTTTGTTCCAATTGACATCGATGTATTTGAGCAACAGTCCCAAAGCGTGTATCATCAAAGTGGATTCGAAATTGAGGAGTGAGTTCAAGAAGGTTTTTCGCTCTGCATTGCTAGCGTCCTCCGGTTCGCAATTGAGTTTGAGACACAAGACGCGATGATAGCAATTGTCAGCGGTGTTATCTTTTTTGGGTAAAATATCGAGAGATGCACCAACGGCGCTGATGTTTGACGAGGAAGACGCAGCGGTCGTTCCTTCTTTTTCGTTCATGGCATCGCttaaaactaattttttaatCTCGTTGAGGAAGCTGTCGGCCATTGCTGTTGTCGTTACAACGTAACGAGGATCGGTCTGTCTGTACAGCGTTCGCATAATGTTGTGATCAGAGTCCATCATGTCGTCCATAACGAACAATTCGGATGTTGGGATATTGTAATATGCTGCACCCAAATGACCTCTGCTCCATatcagagaaagtataacCTACGAAATTATCCCGATAACAAtaatacgaaataaaaactatgaaaatcaGTAGTCACAGAATAAACTGAAATTTGGGCAAAGCTCTAAACGTGGGCTTTGGATGAACCATGTTTTCTACAGAATATCCGCCTCTGGGATAATTCGACCCAGAGTGAGTTCATAAGTGATGAGATctgagtaaaaataaaaaatttaataatagtCAACAGTGGCAGTATCAATGATAATGGCCTCAAAAAATGGACTGTTGAAGCAGCGGAAATTGTGGTGACCgcgcgaaaaaaatttttctcaatttgcggcaataattttttcaaccggCCATCTTAGATTGGCGCATTTAACATTTTTCCGAAGGaattgaaatatgaaatattttctttgcagttttaaaataataatagttaAAGGACGTGTGTgaataatgaattaaaaaatgaaaaacaataaacaCGAATTGAATGGAAGTATCTGAACCTCGTCGGATTCGTCTTCCGATCGAGGCCGCTGTGACGACCGTTGATTGATGGTGGCTTGAGTCAGTGTATTTTTCTTAGAATGTTGATTGTCAATTTCTGGCGTTGTTGATTCTTCGTCATCGGTGGTGCTGTCGTCCAGAAGGTTTTCGAATCGAAGACGTCTTTGGAATTCGGAAATTTTCGAGTAGTTTTCATGATGAAATGATATAATAATGACAAAGCAAAGCTCCGATCGAAGCTCTGGAATACTCGTGAGATTTACACTCACATATCGATTCTGGTATCCTCGTTGTTCAAATAACTATCAATATCGCTCGTATCGCTACCTTTCGAACTGTGCGTTatttctgccattttttctatgcgtaattataaaaaaactttccaatttATCTAATCGTCAgtgaaatttaaaatttaattGAATTGACTTAGAAAATGTGTCTCTTCCGTAGTCTTCAGAGGGACGCGTCGTTTCGATTTCATAACTGCCGTAATCAAGCGAGAGTGATAACAGTTATTTGGACACTCGCTTGACTAAAATAGCCAACGGATTTTTCCAGTGACGCGTTGTGGTGAAACGATGTTTCGAAGTGAACTAATAAATGATCAAATTTATCATTGACGAAgtgaaatattattcaaaattaaacTAAATAAACTAAACAAAGTCAATTTCTCCGACACAAaggaattaagaaaaaaaaaactataaaaaataCTTGTTTTTCAGGCTCcacagagaaaaaataataatcaatggTGTTCCCTCCTTATTTTTGTAACaacatatttatttaattaaattacATGAGCAAATTCCGTATGACAAATTCCCTGTACATAATtacaaaaaaggaaaaaaagaaaaaaagaaaaatagaaaaagaagtTACTGTCCCTAAACCAGCCTTAGTATCGCATAAACGGCATAATTGATTACGAATAATGGAAATCCTGGACTGTGATCGAGTTTGAAAACAAGTAAACTGCGAATCTTCGGTTCGATTTTGagtttcgttattttcatgattaatTTTACTTATTTAACGATCCCCTCCAAAATTCGCGATCCACAGACATCGGCGAAATTGGATACTCGCACGGAACACATTTGGTTAAAAAGTTAGAATGATTAATTTACAATCGAGAGTTATAAAtacgtataaaaaaaacttcgctTTACAATCTCAACTACAAATACTGTAATTATGTGtgtgtataatttttttcagaatcttTTAACTACGGAAGAATTTCGATGCCATTTTTCGAGTTGTATGTACACATGCAAtgtaagataaaaaaattgcacaaaaaaattgcaaaattgaaaaagagtaTAAATTTGAAACTAGGATATATATTAATAAGGATTACTCTTCGTTAGATATTAGAAAACTAGTTGAGAAAGGATATATTAATGTTTAGACACGAGAAAGTCTCGTTGGAAGCgcatattttaaaaattgaaagaaaataggTCTGGACACTGGACCCTGAAAGCTCGATCAAATCGAGCACGATTGACTAATGAAAATCGATTAATAGTCGTTAATCGAAATTAAATTAGGATTAAATGGTGATTTCTAGCTCGGTATTGGCGGCGGTGGTCGAGGTTTAAAGGCTATTGGACGATAGCTCTTCTCTCTGACGAAAGGCTGTACTCCGTTCAACATGAAACCATTCGTTGACGTGTTTCTCTCTTGCTTTATCGCTTCGACGGGGCTCTCCTCGCATCCGGCTCCTTCGCTTCGGGCTGGGCTGACGGATCTGCGGAAGTTTAATATTTACTCTCCTTTTTGCTCGCACGTTATTCACGAtcgacacacattttttttttaatcaaccaGAACACTTCAAATGTTAATTATAATTAACTCGATAATGTTTCAATCCTTGGATTTGTAAAGCTGCAATACATGTGCTTGGAGACAGATTTTGTTATTTCACGAGGGTGAATTGTTAAAGCGTATAAATTGAAACAATCGATATTATCGATTTCATTACGAATTATTCTTATGAATATGTTTCACGATTTTTAATTCAATCTaacttatttgaaaaattactattttcagtcgtatttttaaataaacgcTGTTGATCCTACTgttattcgaaaaatgaaatctcttgGAAACAGTTATATTAATAaagcttttttgttttctagttTTCACCCACCTATTATGGATCAGAGTTACTCATTTTGTAGCCCAACAACAGCCATGTCAGTTAGAAGCGTTTCCTCGGATCATATTGGGTGTTtggtattttttgttttttgttttttttttgttttttttttttcattttctttgcattCTTTGTTTTAATGAAGCGTTGTTAGATGACTAGAGGTGTTAGGACTACTTACTTTACGGCAACCTTAATACCTGTgtagaataacaaaaaatcatccacgtattagatttttgttggatttttgagggacactttttttttattggggTTGGAGAGTGACGATTAAATTTGACTAAAATggccaaatgaaaaaatcttgaaatgtaattatttattgttatgtAAAATTGATAGAATTCCTCTTTGATTTTCTTGCTCAAGGTTCGAGCATGCATTCGCATATTCATTAACGACAGTGATGTCATACCATTTGAAGCACGtttgtcatttatttttccgatCGAAGAGCCACGCACGCAAATGCGTGAGAACATTGCAAGGTACGAAAGGAAAACTTCTTCGTTTCGTAATCCAATGTTTAATACCACACACTTGAAGTgtgtaaattagaaaaaaaattaacgatcGTCAATAATGCAAAACTAATAAATCGAATAAAGATTCGAGAGAATCGTGACCAGTCAAAGTTGTGCGCGAATACATGTTcaatatatttgaaaagtaTACAGTTATAAAACCATGCACTATGTTATTTGTAGTCGTTAGTCCGCAGTGTCAATGTAGGTCATTGAAAAGTTGTAATTTTGTAAGAGCTTCTCTCCTAGTTGCACAATTCTCACGTTTTATTCATCTTCTATTGACCATAAGAGGCGTTAATTCAAAATATTGGCTCAAGTGTCAAGCATCTACTCTCAACTTGCACGCTATTCGTTACACGTAGcaatatttcattcaatttgaaGGCACTCGCATATGACTTTTCTGACAAATTACCTGGATCTTAAGGATTTgcatttatttccattttggCGGGAATGAGGTCTCGTGTTTGGCTGCGACAATTCACTGTCGCTACTAGCCAACGAAGATTTTCCAGCTACAGCACCGTGCGCAAAGTCCTTCCTGTCGAatgacaaaatttttcttctaaatTCGCTAGAAGAAatttaatttcgaaaaaatgttaaaaccCAATGATATAttaatgtttttcaatattttagcAAATCTTTAGTAGAACAAACAGCGAGTTTTGAGTTATGTTGTAATATATATAGTTTTTTCAACCGAAGCGTTATAAATTGATGTGAAAACAAATTAATAGCAAAGTTATAGTAttgattatgaaaataaatgagtgGACGCGTAAATCGTTTGACGAATGAACGGTTTGTTTACGTCTGCTATTTCGGTTAGtaatggaaggaaaaaatactACATGGAAAtcccgaaaaatttttttctatgcaaCGTCATGGAGACTTAACACAAGAGCAAAGCAAATACAGGTTCGAGTTGCACATGGAAAACATATTCAAAGAAGTTGCTGcaaatgaaaatagaaattgaGTTGCCAAAGAACATCGATGTGTCAAAaatgagagcaaaaaagtgtgtaaaaaataaattgaaagaaGAACGATTGAATAAACGCACCTGTAATTGTCAGATCTTGGCGTAGAAATGACGTTCGCTGGTTTGGCGGTGTGAATATTGGCATCAACGAAAACGTGAGAGCTTTTTGGAATGTCATAAACGACTTTTGGATGGACGGTGGTTTGTTTGGCGTCCAAATGAGAAGAGGAATCGGGTGCCCAGTCGTAGTACTTTGGCCTGTAATCTTTGTATTCTCGTTGTTGCACaggttgttgttgttgttgttgctgagCTCGTGATTCGGAAACGCGTTTTCTATGCTGATATTCATCGCTGCCAATGCTGTTTTTACGATTAGCCATTTTTCCAGGTGGTGCTGAGGTAGGCGAAGATGCTGAGGACGAAGGTGCGCCGTCCGGATCCGCACGGGATAACTGTGAGCTGTCCCAAGCCGGAGGCAAACTGCTGTGAAGTCGTCGAAATAAATCATTCAATTAGCATTCATCGTCACGTTTAAATCCCCACTTTTTTGTCacgtttttctccctttctacTCGATTCCAGAAACTAAGGCTTGGTTTTCTAATCGTATATTTATGCATGGTGATTGAGAAATACTTATTTTTCATCTGCAAAAATTTATTCGGGAAttactcaatttttcttttttatttattctccaTACGAATAATCGCAAAATATCTAAACGGAGCcttccttttttgttttctttcgtttcctAAATACCCATTTTAACGTGTGATAAAACGAAGTAATATTATTGATTGCTtaattgagaaaatattggaaaaaatgatgttcGATTAGGAAAATATTTGTAAGCGATATACCTTGAATTTTCATCCATAGTATAAAGTCGCAGCTGCTGCCTAATATTGGCTTTTTCCCTGGCTCGTTTGCGTTGGAATTCCTCTTCAACTTTGCGCATAACTTCGAGTTCACTTTTTCTCTGTCGCTCTTTGGCTTCAGCTTCGCGTGACAATTTTTCGGCGAGTCTTCGTCTCTCGATTTGTCGAACGGTGGATTGGAAAGTGAATCTTTTacctttttgatttttcgcgttattatttttcgcaTTAGGGGGAGACTCGGTTTTA of Venturia canescens isolate UGA chromosome 6, ASM1945775v1, whole genome shotgun sequence contains these proteins:
- the LOC122411919 gene encoding mutS protein homolog 5-like; amino-acid sequence: MAEITHSSKGSDTSDIDSYLNNEDTRIDIRLRFENLLDDSTTDDEESTTPEIDNQHSKKNTLTQATINQRSSQRPRSEDESDEVILSLIWSRGHLGAAYYNIPTSELFVMDDMMDSDHNIMRTLYRQTDPRYVVTTTAMADSFLNEIKKLVLSDAMNEKEGTTAASSSSNISAVGASLDILPKKDNTADNCYHRVLCLKLNCEPEDASNAERKTFLNSLLNFESTLMIHALGLLLKYIDVNWNKLTLNPNGHAEFIHISYVMLEDSVMIDEDTYKGLDIIKSRYHPSLFKFGSLENKNQGLSLFTLLNRCQSRPGVSYLWKLLRHPTRDTNVLSKRFEAIKFFLNPDNQNIVETLKSSLTQVCRLPSNILNRYSAPRAKVSDWSRLQKTLCQIMCIGDICSEHRNSISIFAKLANSITPDMHCVRYFIEYIIDFDLSKSQGKLVMKDGVDPQLDELNNLRLKLPQLLSEAAEKDMKKYPSIMEKCRMIYLPDIRYVLAITEGTSSGDETAIPGLEFKFTINGVRHYKSDGARELDNTIGDILFKITTRQSHILLRLVRFLSKHVGSILKSLEICAELDTLLAFSMVARDHNYVMPQMVLTKTIDIKRGRHPLKELIVNFVPNDTHSSNESSLIKILTGPNACGKSIYLKQLALIVFMAHIGSFVPAESATIGIISHIFTQLHSTDSLAQNASSFLLSLRQINVALYGSTPSSLVIFDEFGTGTTEIDGAALLTAVLKSFYDRGIQCPHIFAATHIHRVIELLPQSRMIEAQTFEFLSNESNDLVFLYRLISGKTSCSFAHSVAKNAGLAEDVVHRALEVFEAKKRGILPPPLPQFDEQEKTMIHIMELVSDPSGKIDLEELKLWVRQATGKPQHK